A single window of Culicoides brevitarsis isolate CSIRO-B50_1 chromosome 3, AGI_CSIRO_Cbre_v1, whole genome shotgun sequence DNA harbors:
- the LOC134834167 gene encoding beclin 1-associated autophagy-related key regulator, whose translation MEDEEACPVNFNIVPDEPINTKFGYCRFCHGCRSKFCCTKCVQAGNFIHSTSFIKESLVEKQIRLANLRKALTLLDEKADIVFTKRKQYEDLACSIETRKKNIENLRLLIKEKRESIAADKEINEKLTKENANKSYFMPRYGEKVKRLEDYVLSKIDEVTAARRKHTEQFAELQMVVRNNIEAICKYIFPIKHIAGPQDLRQDTENVISEATHTVCVKGSWQLQDSGCTSCYIIVAPHLSSDGDYNIYNDWVLTNKDAIPTSSSNNLQSETTTIGNSAYRISAALTYTAQLVQLLSFYLDTRLPYKLNFCDFCKVNMSEKMFNYKVQRLNANILHLCYTQKMKLPQLHPSHTLENLYKLLYTNASNLGYRGFVEVVNCMQDHENHQFAKQLHQNQTHSSFDSDTEDSDEAALTHEWESVPHNVFEGATGHNLHAIPQQAPTMPASFVTSFTSMFRWK comes from the coding sequence ATGGAAGATGAGGAAGCGTGCCCCGTAAACTTCAATATCGTGCCCGATGAGCCAATAAACACGAAATTCGGGTATTGTCGCTTCTGTCATGGTTGCAGGTCGAAATTTTGCTGCACAAAATGCGTTCAAGCTGGAAATTTTATCCATTCCACGAGCTTCATCAAGGAGAGTTTGGTGGAAAAACAAATCCGATTAGCGAATTTGCGCAAGGCACTCACTCTGCTAGACGAAAAAGCTGACATTGTCTTCACCAAAAGGAAGCAATACGAGGATTTAGCGTGTTCCATCGAAACGCGgaagaaaaatatcgaaaatttgagacTTTTGATCAAGGAGAAGAGAGAAAGTATCGCTGCTGATaaggaaattaatgaaaaattgacgaaagaaaatgcaaataagAGTTATTTCATGCCGCGGTATGGCGAAAAGGTCAAAAGACTCGAGGATTATGTCTTAAGCAAGATTGATGAAGTGACGGCGGCACGAAGGAAGCACACGGAGCAATTCGCCGAGCTGCAAATGGTTGTGCGAAACAATATTGAGGCGATTTGCAAGTATATTTTCCCCATCAAACACATTGCGGGTCCTCAGGATTTGCGTCAAGACACGGAAAATGTCATTTCTGAAGCGACTCACACGGTTTGCGTCAAAGGATCGTGGCAGCTGCAAGACAGCGGATGCACATCGTGTTACATAATCGTGGCGCCGCATCTCTCCTCCGACGGCGACTATAATATTTACAACGATTGGGTGCTCACGAACAAAGACGCCATCCCGACGTCATCCAGCAACAATTTGCAATCCGAAACGACGACAATCGGCAATTCGGCATATCGCATCTCAGCTGCCCTCACGTATACGGCGCAACTCGTGCAACTACTTTCCTTCTATCTGGACACGCGCCTTCCCTACAAActgaatttttgtgatttttgcaaAGTGAACATGTCCGAGAAGATGTTCAACTACAAAGTGCAGCGTCTCAACGCCAACATCCTCCATTTGTGTTACACGCAAAAGATGAAACTGCCCCAACTTCATCCGTCGCATACTTTGGAGAATTTGTACAAACTTTTGTACACAAATGCGTCAAATCTCGGGTATCGCGGCTTTGTCGAAGTCGTTAATTGCATGCAAGATCACGAAAATCACCAATTCGCGAAGCAATTGCATCAGAATCAAACGCACAGTAGTTTCGATAGTGACACTGAGGACTCGGATGAGGCGGCGCTCACACACGAATGGGAATCTGTGCCGCATAACGTCTTTGAGGGAGCCACGGGACACAATTTGCATGCGATTCCGCAACAAGCACCGACGATGCCCGCTAGTTTTGTCACGTCTTTTACGTCAATGTTCCGATggaagtaa
- the LOC134835079 gene encoding mucin-2 isoform X2 — translation MSNLPPLPVLCDTPPPIDDFSNIPDDDYVDYDGIADDYDVDVMPSPKKFEVPTKNDDDTPLPYLGNRSPPDGTDQMTLEFAGDDMQKLDLDSPPSLNLSSDLKITSASCENDFTVKSQATDCVLESVDASQTTSPQDFAVMHDGSNIDRHIEGGENGEICQLPEKTQEDAAQKRDSQVFDDFTDFQSVPPDKDELQIDHWGESAAVTTNDDPTFDVDFSNFQDFSVPPTTIHIEDPPKMDDDDDFDNFQNFSTAECVPAAKTVITPPAEIDDDDDFGDFSDFQTNTAPVTMPQHPIETPPVVAESTLPSLTLETFTKTIDLMFPASSQSMEIDQNARFAAISFEKNSITSNLKDIEMSRALSYKYANSVTSRTLMESIGIDAKNVLFGMKWNPGMPRFAANLSFDPIQPQPLLQPTSASTNTKPCDAKASDAVPVAQFDWSTAGLVNPLDGSSQIPANASAAAKPLESPLVDEEKVSAVIPSTAPSSIMDEISTTGTTHYSDSNYSFKSSSEASSQQPTPLSPTYGMSVRTITLPETHIFTPEKCTNAISQSVDRESATQTVKEYHDVEYKLDKSITSDCISSISGIGSSIISDSVHLSHFSVSQPTLTPSAVTSPTLEPELIEDFSTKISLKPEKNSRNFPIFGTSPTDMGEKDTKNEEDDDFSDFQAAPVTHTVIPEPIKPKPVTSMLNPLPLSPVHLMKTANNITLPEPDDDEMLRIEAFARSKGQTTTSTTPATTNNNDDDEWSDFTSAQMPQKPPPPTTTTSNHDDDWSDFVFTTPASSGASMMSPIIANHHRATQKQNWNNQGNYMPWSTSTGGTAISHISQGQTLPEMNFIQSQKSAFVNGPNRMMRK, via the exons ATGTCGAATTTACCTCCGTTGCCTGTGCTGTGCGACACCCCGCCGCCAATCGATGACTTCAGCAACATTCCCGACGACGATTACGTGGACTACGACGGGATCGCAGACGATTATG ATGTCGATGTGATGCCAAGTCCAAAGAAATTCGAAgtaccaacaaaaaatgacgatGACACACCCTTGCCGTATTTGGGAAATCGCTCGCCGCCCGATGGCACGGACCAAATGACACTCGAGTTCGCGGGCGACGACATGCAAAAGCTCGATTTGGATAGTCCGCCGTCGCTAAACTTGTCGAGCGACTTGAAAATTACGTCAGCATCGTGCGAAAATGATTTCACGGTGAAATCGCAAGCGACGGACTGTGTCCTTGAAAGTGTTGACGCTTCACAGACGACGTCACCGCAAGATTTTGCCGTGATGCATGACGGCAGTAACATTGACCGACACATTGAGGGCGGCGAAAATGGCGAAATCTGTCAATTACCGGAAAAAACTCAGGAAGATGCTGCTCAAAAACGCGATTCGCAAGTTTTTGACGACTTTACGGACTTTCAAAGTGTGCCTCCTGACAAGGATGAGCTGCAAATCGATCATTGGGGCGAATCTGCTGCTGTTACAACGAACGATGATCCTACTTTCGACGTggattttagtaattttcaagatttttcagtGCCCCCGACGACAATTCACATCGAGGACCCCCCAAAAatggatgacgacgacgattttgacaattttcagaACTTTAGTACGGCTGAATGTGTTCCAGCAGCAAAAACTGTGATAACTCCTCCCGCGGaaattgacgacgacgacgatttcGGGGATTTTAGTGACTTTCAGACGAACACTGCTCCGGTAACGATGCCACAACATCCAATCGAAACGCCTCCCGTCGTGGCAGAAAGCACGTTACCATCCCTGACACTCGAGACATTCACAAAAACCATCGATTTAATGTTCCCGGCGTCTAGTCAATCCATGGAAATCGACCAAAATGCACGTTTCGCGGCGATTTCCttcgagaaaaattcaattacgaGCAATTTGAAAGACATTGAGATGTCACGTGCACTCAGCTACAAATACGCAAATTCAGTTACGAGTCGAACGTTGATGGAATCCATTGGAATCGATGCGAAAAATGTGCTTTTTGGCATGAAATGGAATCCCGGTATGCCGCGATTTGCTGCGAATTTGAGTTTTGATCCGATTCAGCCGCAACCGTTGCTGCAACCCACAAGTGCTTCCACAAATACCAAGCCGTGTGATGCTAAGGCGTCGGATGCGGTACCTGTAGCGCAGTTTGATTGGTCAACGGCAGGCTTGGTGAACCCATTAGACG gttcGTCTCAAATCCCTGCAAACgcatcagcagcagcaaaaccCCTCGAGTCGCCTCTCGTCGATGAGGAAAAAGTTTCTGCGGTAATTCCCTCCACGGCACCCTCAAGTATCATGGATGAAATTTCAACCACAGGCACGACGCATTATTCCGACAGCAATTACTCCTTCAAATCGTCGTCCGAAGCATCGTCGCAGCAACCAACCCCCTTGTCCCCGACATATGGCATGAGTGTGCGTACCATCACGCTACCGGAAACGCACATTTTCACCCCGGAAAAATGTACAAACGCCATTTCGCAGTCCGTAGATCGCGAATCTGCGACACAAACGGTGAAGGAATATCACGACGTCGAATATAAACTCGACAAAAGCATCACGAGCGATTGTATCAGCAGCATCAGTGGCATTGGCAGCAGTATTATCAGCGATTCCGTCCATTTAAGTCATTTCAGTGTGAGTCAACCGACATTAACGCCTTCCGCTGTGACATCTCCGACACTTGAACCCGAGCTAATTGAGGACTTTTCGACTAAAATATCGCTGAAAccggaaaaaaattcacgaaacTTTCCGATTTTTGGTACGTCACCCACAGATATGGGCGAAAAAGACACGAAAAATGAGGAAGATGATGATTTTAGTGATTTCCAAGCAGCTCCCGTGACTCATACTGTGATTCCGGAACCGATTAAACCAAAGCCTGTCACGTCAATGTTGAATCCGCTGCCTTTGTCGCCAGTTCACTTGATGAAAACCGCAAATAACATCACGTTACCTGAACCGGATGACGATGAAATGCTCAGAATTGAGGCTTTTGCACGGAGTAAAGGACAAACGACGACATCCACGACCCCAGCAACGACAAACaacaatgacgacgacgaatggTCTGACTTTACGAGTGCTCAAATGCCACAAAAACCACCAcctccgacgacgacgacaagcaATCATGACGACGACTGGTCCGATTTCGTATTCACGACGCCAGCATCCTCGGGTGCCTCCATGATGAGTCCCATTATTGCGAACCATCATCGTGCCACGCAAAAGCAAAATTGGAACAATCAGGGCAACTACATGCCATGGAGCACGAGTACGGGCGGCACTGCCATTAGTCACATCAGCCAGGGACAAACGTTGCCcgaaatgaactttattcAGTCGCAAAAGTCCGCCTTTGTGAATGGCCCGAACCGCATGATGCGGAAATGA
- the LOC134835079 gene encoding mucin-2 isoform X1: protein MSNLPPLPVLCDTPPPIDDFSNIPDDDYVDYDGIADDYDVDVMPSPKKFEVPTKNDDDTPLPYLGNRSPPDGTDQMTLEFAGDDMQKLDLDSPPSLNLSSDLKITSASCENDFTVKSQATDCVLESVDASQTTSPQDFAVMHDGSNIDRHIEGGENGEICQLPEKTQEDAAQKRDSQVFDDFTDFQSVPPDKDELQIDHWGESAAVTTNDDPTFDVDFSNFQDFSVPPTTIHIEDPPKMDDDDDFDNFQNFSTAECVPAAKTVITPPAEIDDDDDFGDFSDFQTNTAPVTMPQHPIETPPVVAESTLPSLTLETFTKTIDLMFPASSQSMEIDQNARFAAISFEKNSITSNLKDIEMSRALSYKYANSVTSRTLMESIGIDAKNVLFGMKWNPGMPRFAANLSFDPIQPQPLLQPTSASTNTKPCDAKASDAVPVAQFDWSTAGLVNPLDVSHTLLLDELEATVMAPTKFKNSNSPSSSYFAASPSSSSISSSSISSHHNYQQHHTKSINKNFYHSYNSHHRTFVGQHLETIARYWEDSSSQIPANASAAAKPLESPLVDEEKVSAVIPSTAPSSIMDEISTTGTTHYSDSNYSFKSSSEASSQQPTPLSPTYGMSVRTITLPETHIFTPEKCTNAISQSVDRESATQTVKEYHDVEYKLDKSITSDCISSISGIGSSIISDSVHLSHFSVSQPTLTPSAVTSPTLEPELIEDFSTKISLKPEKNSRNFPIFGTSPTDMGEKDTKNEEDDDFSDFQAAPVTHTVIPEPIKPKPVTSMLNPLPLSPVHLMKTANNITLPEPDDDEMLRIEAFARSKGQTTTSTTPATTNNNDDDEWSDFTSAQMPQKPPPPTTTTSNHDDDWSDFVFTTPASSGASMMSPIIANHHRATQKQNWNNQGNYMPWSTSTGGTAISHISQGQTLPEMNFIQSQKSAFVNGPNRMMRK, encoded by the exons ATGTCGAATTTACCTCCGTTGCCTGTGCTGTGCGACACCCCGCCGCCAATCGATGACTTCAGCAACATTCCCGACGACGATTACGTGGACTACGACGGGATCGCAGACGATTATG ATGTCGATGTGATGCCAAGTCCAAAGAAATTCGAAgtaccaacaaaaaatgacgatGACACACCCTTGCCGTATTTGGGAAATCGCTCGCCGCCCGATGGCACGGACCAAATGACACTCGAGTTCGCGGGCGACGACATGCAAAAGCTCGATTTGGATAGTCCGCCGTCGCTAAACTTGTCGAGCGACTTGAAAATTACGTCAGCATCGTGCGAAAATGATTTCACGGTGAAATCGCAAGCGACGGACTGTGTCCTTGAAAGTGTTGACGCTTCACAGACGACGTCACCGCAAGATTTTGCCGTGATGCATGACGGCAGTAACATTGACCGACACATTGAGGGCGGCGAAAATGGCGAAATCTGTCAATTACCGGAAAAAACTCAGGAAGATGCTGCTCAAAAACGCGATTCGCAAGTTTTTGACGACTTTACGGACTTTCAAAGTGTGCCTCCTGACAAGGATGAGCTGCAAATCGATCATTGGGGCGAATCTGCTGCTGTTACAACGAACGATGATCCTACTTTCGACGTggattttagtaattttcaagatttttcagtGCCCCCGACGACAATTCACATCGAGGACCCCCCAAAAatggatgacgacgacgattttgacaattttcagaACTTTAGTACGGCTGAATGTGTTCCAGCAGCAAAAACTGTGATAACTCCTCCCGCGGaaattgacgacgacgacgatttcGGGGATTTTAGTGACTTTCAGACGAACACTGCTCCGGTAACGATGCCACAACATCCAATCGAAACGCCTCCCGTCGTGGCAGAAAGCACGTTACCATCCCTGACACTCGAGACATTCACAAAAACCATCGATTTAATGTTCCCGGCGTCTAGTCAATCCATGGAAATCGACCAAAATGCACGTTTCGCGGCGATTTCCttcgagaaaaattcaattacgaGCAATTTGAAAGACATTGAGATGTCACGTGCACTCAGCTACAAATACGCAAATTCAGTTACGAGTCGAACGTTGATGGAATCCATTGGAATCGATGCGAAAAATGTGCTTTTTGGCATGAAATGGAATCCCGGTATGCCGCGATTTGCTGCGAATTTGAGTTTTGATCCGATTCAGCCGCAACCGTTGCTGCAACCCACAAGTGCTTCCACAAATACCAAGCCGTGTGATGCTAAGGCGTCGGATGCGGTACCTGTAGCGCAGTTTGATTGGTCAACGGCAGGCTTGGTGAACCCATTAGACG TGTCTCACACCTTGTTATTGGATGAACTTGAGGCAACTGTGATGGCTCCtactaaattcaaaaattcaaattccccttcttcttcttacttTGCCGCATCGCCATCGTCATCATCGATCTCCTCATCTTCGATTTCATCACATCACAACTACCAACAACATCACACgaaatcaatcaataaaaacttttatcattCTTACAATTCGCACCACCGCACCTTCGTTGGGCAACATTTGGAAACGATTGCTCGGTATTGGGAAGATA gttcGTCTCAAATCCCTGCAAACgcatcagcagcagcaaaaccCCTCGAGTCGCCTCTCGTCGATGAGGAAAAAGTTTCTGCGGTAATTCCCTCCACGGCACCCTCAAGTATCATGGATGAAATTTCAACCACAGGCACGACGCATTATTCCGACAGCAATTACTCCTTCAAATCGTCGTCCGAAGCATCGTCGCAGCAACCAACCCCCTTGTCCCCGACATATGGCATGAGTGTGCGTACCATCACGCTACCGGAAACGCACATTTTCACCCCGGAAAAATGTACAAACGCCATTTCGCAGTCCGTAGATCGCGAATCTGCGACACAAACGGTGAAGGAATATCACGACGTCGAATATAAACTCGACAAAAGCATCACGAGCGATTGTATCAGCAGCATCAGTGGCATTGGCAGCAGTATTATCAGCGATTCCGTCCATTTAAGTCATTTCAGTGTGAGTCAACCGACATTAACGCCTTCCGCTGTGACATCTCCGACACTTGAACCCGAGCTAATTGAGGACTTTTCGACTAAAATATCGCTGAAAccggaaaaaaattcacgaaacTTTCCGATTTTTGGTACGTCACCCACAGATATGGGCGAAAAAGACACGAAAAATGAGGAAGATGATGATTTTAGTGATTTCCAAGCAGCTCCCGTGACTCATACTGTGATTCCGGAACCGATTAAACCAAAGCCTGTCACGTCAATGTTGAATCCGCTGCCTTTGTCGCCAGTTCACTTGATGAAAACCGCAAATAACATCACGTTACCTGAACCGGATGACGATGAAATGCTCAGAATTGAGGCTTTTGCACGGAGTAAAGGACAAACGACGACATCCACGACCCCAGCAACGACAAACaacaatgacgacgacgaatggTCTGACTTTACGAGTGCTCAAATGCCACAAAAACCACCAcctccgacgacgacgacaagcaATCATGACGACGACTGGTCCGATTTCGTATTCACGACGCCAGCATCCTCGGGTGCCTCCATGATGAGTCCCATTATTGCGAACCATCATCGTGCCACGCAAAAGCAAAATTGGAACAATCAGGGCAACTACATGCCATGGAGCACGAGTACGGGCGGCACTGCCATTAGTCACATCAGCCAGGGACAAACGTTGCCcgaaatgaactttattcAGTCGCAAAAGTCCGCCTTTGTGAATGGCCCGAACCGCATGATGCGGAAATGA